The genome window TCTTGCTGGAATTTTTCATCATCCAAAGAGAATGGTGACCATTTGGTGGACAGCTGAAGTGGCAAATTATTGAGCTTAAGTTTCCAAAAGCCACAAAGAAATTCTGAATCACGGTTGCAGCACAAGCATCTTTGTGGAATGTACGCTTGTAATGTTTATGCTAGAGACATTATGCAAAATCTGTTAGTAGCTTTAAGatcattgtatgtctttttggtgttttcttttctttttctgtaatgTTTTGTCTGTCAGTCAATACTAGCAGAACCTTTAACAGATGGACAGCCAAACAGGGGCAGCGAGGGAAAGGCTTATTTATTTCACAAGACAACCTTCTAGTTTTAGTCACAATTTCAAACCGGTCTCTACCAGTTTTTCTTTATGAGAAAACAAAagtatgaatattttttatgaaaaaaactttataaatgaaattgTAAATGTGATATGCCACTAAATAGAATTTCAAGGAGGGACTGGTTTGCAATTGgacattttggatttttttttctctttttgcctTGAAACCATTCATAGAGAAGCATgcgcatttgtatttttttctattggtttgtattttttttaaaagtgaggcTGATtcgatttttttcttttttgattgacttttgaaaaacttctgtaaaggtacttttttttttttttttttacccacagCTATGTAAAGAAAGGAAAAATTAGTGAGTGAGGTGTGTCCAGGAGTGTCAGGATTGGGCATTACAGTTgacgttttctttattttatttttattcagtcaaggCCTACGGCGGTGTTAGCAGTAGAATGTCAGAGCTGGCTGAATGTAACACGTCTTTGGGGAGAAAGTACACGCTTGAAGCACATGAGTATCATCGTTCAACCCAAACGACCGTGTTACAAGTTTTCAACCTTGCCAGGCTATGTCTTTGTCGGTGTGcatgtgatttttgtttgtcGTGCTGAATGCTTCACTGACGTGTGTACTTGTGAGAATATTGTCAAAAGCCCACCTGGTTGATGTTGTGGGGTGGTAACAAGAAAAGAAGCATCATTAATGGCACAGGCAGCCGGCGTACGGAGATGAAGAGAACCTGTGTTACTTTTTCTTCCTGCTCTGGCCAACGATGGTGGCCACTGAACAATTTGAAACTATGTGAGTACAGTAAATATACTTCTATGTGAGATAAAATATTGCTATTGTGGGCTGTGATGAATGGAACGAGTTTCACAAATATCTGTAACGagtacattacaaaaaacatttccaaaatgGCCTTataaagaatttttaaaaagatgtcttctcagaataaaaaaaggtcaaactgaTGAAAAACTGAATGTGTTGTGACTCTTTACTGTGCACACgatcttttatttatgttttcaacTTTGGCTTTTTTGAAACAGGAGACATCACACATTAGTTGCAAAATACAAGCAGCAAAAACATACATGCAGTGATCATGGTAGccaaaaaacaattacaaaaaaggcattTGTTCTCACATaacttaataaatgtaataaaatgtcccaaaaatcATTGCATATCTTTTGCATAGCTATTCAACCCACACTGCATCATACCCagtcacttttttttggtattaaTCTGTAAAGACTTGTGTAGACATGACATCAAGTAGTAGTTCAACCCTTGCTTCCTTCTTTCTTCCTTGAATTCTGGACTTTTGCAGTAATGTAAGGCATGGCAATGTCAGAAGCAAAGGAAAGACTTCATGCAGACCCTCTCTGaatcatcctcctcctcactggtctttcttgctctctgtgGGCTCTTCCAGGTCGTCTGTTTCAGGTTGGAGCTCGTCGCTGCCCTCCTCTGGCTGATTGTCGTTTTGCTCTATGAAACCAAGACTTTTCTTCAGCTTCTTGGATTTTTGGAAAAGCTCATTGAGGTTGAACTCCCGGATAATGTTCTCCTAAAGATGAAATAAGATACACGTCAGCATGTATATGTCAGTATGAGAGAACATGCTCCGTGTGTCAAGACTTACATCACTGAAGGTCCAAGACACAGCTCTGCCTTTATTGTCCACCATTGGACGTCTCATAAGTTCCCGCCCACCTTGGAAAAGCATCAGTGTGGGCAGCTGCTTGGCCAGCGGAGAAGTACTAACCTTGTACCTGTTACAGAGAATTCATGGGTCAGTCAACTCCTTAGAGACTCCTCGAGAGAATCTGTCAACTCTGGAAATCATTAACCAACAAGGCAACACCTCATAataacctttactaacaaatgGTTAATGGATAGTGAATTAAACTTTAGTTAAGTTATTTTACGGTTAAACACTGTTAcctgtttatttttgtacacataaaagtatttgttaATGATTACCAAATTATCGTTTTCAACCACCAAATGAGCAAATACTTAAATTCTGAAGCATTTTTTGACATTATTCAGACACCTGTTATCAGTACACAGTAATCACTTTTATGTGATACCAATGAAAGCTTTAATAGGGCCCACTGGACATAACTTGATGCTTTATAAACCATTTTTATTATAAGTATTTGTTGCAACCTTCTCATAGCCATCcaaataatgtttatatatgttttactAAACAGTTATTAATCATTGATAAAGTATTAACTATTTAAATAGTGTTTATAGATAGTGGTCACTGAGTGATCATCAATAATAAACTGGGAATATAACAAATTATAGCATTACTAACAattaataaagattattatttcattgtttaAGAGTAAAATAACTTATTTCATTAACCATCAATTTACCATGTGTTAATAAGGATCATTTAATGTGTTTCTACATATTAAAACTGCTGCTGCATCATTAAAAACATGCAGAGTGGTAGAGTGCAGGAAATGACTCACTTCTCTGAAACCTCTCCATAGCGTCCGATGTCGACCTTCCCAAACCGGAGTCCAGCACAGTTGTACCTACAGAACACAGAGAACAAGCAGGAGACAATGAGGCAAAACAtccaacatttaacatttatttttaaagagcaTTTCACTAGAAATCGTCTGCAGAACTTGGAACATGGCAGTTTAATCCAGCAATGTGATATGAGTACTGAAGGAAACATTCAGTGcatcttaaaatcaatttataGCTTATTGTGAAcaaaaactttaactttaaaaaaaattacagaaatacaGTATTAAATATGAGATATAGGGAGTTATTAAGCCAATCTATTGAATAAAAGctctcaaaacaaaacacactatCATGTAGCAGAAGGTTCTTGTCTGTCTCACTGATAGAAACCAGTGTTGTTATCAAATAACTACAATTATATTATGtttcatttgaaataaatcaaagaCTCTGATTTTACAGTTACTGCAGAACAGATAGGAACTAATAAAACACTATTATAGCGGTGGATAAAAGAAACATGTGGCTGTTAAActtgtaaatgtttatttatcatAAGCAATATAATTCCTGCAAAGTGAATAGTTATCAAGGTACCTTATTTAAGCAAAGGTATGACTCAAGATTTGTAGGTTTACAGTCAGGCGATCTCCACTATATCCTATTTACCATGAGTGACTAATTAACTTGTTCAAGGACGTGGTGAAACCCTGACTGAGACAGTGACCGCCTCAGTATCTTGCTCTCTGAAGGGCCTACATTTACTTATCTCTTACTTGAGTGAAAGGTCGGCAAAGACAGGAGCAAAAGACTGGCATTCAGACGACCAGTTGGCATAGAATTCAACAATCCAGGTGATGCGagtgtctctctgcagctcctcctggtgACGCAACAACACAGAATTACAGAATTGTATTTTCCAATAAGAAGCTTGCATCTTTATGTTCTCATGATACTGCATAATGAATACGTAcatacacctttttttttttacagcaatatAATTTTAATCAGTTCTCCCACATTGTAATGGAATTTACaaacatttaaacagctgttaATTCAGCATAATCTGCAGTGGAATACCCACATCTATGGTCTTGTCACTGAAGTACTTGATGTACTCGGGGCCCATGTAGACGGGAGGCTTACAGGTCATGACGACCGCTGGAAACAAGACACAGACAAAGAGACTGATAAGTTTACATTTCAgtggatgaaaaaaatatggCTAAATGtaagttttacattttcttaaaCTATGAAAATCTCAGATTAGGTTAACGaataagtaattaaaagtattgttGGAAGTTACCTCAGCGGAATTTGAATATAAAGAAGGAgaatataaaagaaatataCTGGATTCAGAGCTGCTTTAATCTTAGATAGTGATGTCTGTAACTCGAAACATCTATAACTAAACAGGATCTCTCAATAAAGTTTGCAGATACTTTTCTTATCTATTTACGTTAATGGATTTCTTTACATTTGGCTTATTCTATCaatctataaaatataaactCCTGTCAAGGAATATAAATCTACTAGTCAATATTTGGTTTAATAAGGACTTACTTGGAGGGTttcctgcagtgttttaatgtgaTTAACCAGATATAAGGACCACCTGCCTTAACTATAATGAATACACTTTTCATGAAATAACACATAATGTGCAGGTGTTATATTTCACACAGCAACACATATATTAtgagttttccttttttttaagtttagttCAATGGAGCAAATGTGTGAGGATTCACCCCAATATCCTTACAAAGTTTTGGACTTAAAGAGAACGAAGGGAGAGTTTAGAGAGTCTGGGAAGGTGTGGGCTTGTTTTcatcattgtttgtataatgcaacaattattttgttgtgtacacttttttttattttatttcatttttttgtttacatatatgtatgtatatatatgtgcataCATAAGATAcccaagtttttttaaaattgtatttatttatttaattgaagtgtgtatgtgtgaatatgtgtaggtgtgtatatatatatatatatatatatatatatatatggatgtgtgtgtgtgtatgtgtgtatgtatgtgtatatatatatactttaatatatatattgttattattttgtaattattattattgtttgtgtgtctgtttgttcactgttaaaaatcaataaaagttgttgaaacaaaaatgtgtgaGGATTCATGTCTGACCTATAATTTACTGGGGGACACTCTGCATCTGAGCTGGAGGTGATGGGCCATTGTCTGCTGCTTGTAATGAAGACTACTTTAATGTGTCCTTCTTGATGGACAGCAGTTTTTACATAAATATTCCTTCCCATAAGTCAAATTTAGTAGTGCGTGGGGCAGTATTTGTAATAAGTGTTATGAGGCCACTGACCGACACACAGAGCGAGGTAAAGGATGCCGAGCCGGATGTCCAGCCTGAAGAAGAGGATGACGTTTGCCACTTTACTGAACAGGAACAAGTTGCCTATGTGCTGCTCCAGCGTGactgagaaaaagagagagaagaagaaaaagagaggcgGAACAATGTATGACAATGAAGCAGAGGAAAAACCTTCACGCTGCTGATAATGCTGTTGAAGGTCAGAGGTTTGTTGTTTACACAACAAAGCAAAGTTTTTAGTGAGGCACTTCCTGGATGAGGCGTGCTGCAGGGCTGCTCAGGATTTAACAGTTAAACATTAAGTCAGAAATACCCTTTTGGTTGAAGTGTAACAGTTACACAGTATAGGACACTAATGCCTATTGTTCCAGTTAGATATTATGTTGAACACAGTCATATAATTGTGGACAGTGTAGGTTAAACATGAGatttatgtttctttatatACATACTGCTAGTTCCCTACTCACAAATTAAGCATCACCTGCTTGGTGCATAGGCCACTTTTGATGATGTGGCTGTTTAcagtgtaaacaaaaaaagtaatgttatGACATGGTTTAGTTTACACATATACAaacgtgtgggtgtgtgtgtgtgagtgtgtgtgtgtgtgtgtgtgtgtacttactCGCTCTCCTGTTCTTCATCATCACTATTGCACTGAGAAACATGAGAATCTCCAGCTCTCtctattgaaataaaaataaaaaacatgaaaaaacttttttgataataataataaagtgtgtaAAGAAAACAGCTTATTCAGCACACAATAGCTAACTTAGCCCCAGCACCATATTTAGCAGCAGGCAGCAGCGTGTCCCCACCATGCTCACCCAGTCAAAGTCGCAGGAGTTGCCGTCCTCCCGCTGGGTCGCCAGGTGCTCGCACAGACCGGGAGCCTTTCGCACCAGCAGGAAGGCAACGGTCATGAGAGTCGACGTGATATAATACGGTTTCAGCAGCCATTTGTAAATCTGAGGAAGGTGGTACAAGAAAGTACAGACTCCAGTGATTAGACCCATGCTGGCCGGCAGACACGACAGTCAACCTCGAAAGGACTTGAGGAGGAATGACAGCTGAAGGAGCTGACTGAACCTGCGGCTTCTGACTGCGCATGCGCCTAACAAAAGCGTTGTAGTTTTTAATGGGTGCAGCGttatgcaaagaaaacaagctATCCCCTATTTAATTACCTGAGGGAAATAGGACTtagttatgtatttaattatttatatttgtattgtaaaatGCTATTAGTTACACTTTGGTTCCCTCTTTTCCagttaaataatgtatttatcttatttgttattattattattattattattattattattattattattattattattattattattattatattattattattattattagcctattattactttatttatttttatttttatttttattttattttatcagtattattattttctctccttaaccctctggagtccatctatttattgaaaatacacatgttttatttacagtaatgactttatttatatatgatatgtagacaagctgagaaagccagttgaaagtgcaatcataggagtttccgcagtgtgccatttatgtttctagaccatttttaaaatgtgaattttctttctacattgaaaactattactatttttaatttatatgcaaatagactgtgtAGTTAgatattgtagttttattatttattatttttcctgctgtttctgtgtgtataaatgttttttttaaatggtacatttccgtagacacctgtgtcttttgtttgtattttcggttcctggcagctttatactttatttaaaataaaatgaaaaatctgactgatagcaaAGTTTGTGTacagaaaaaggagccatgcatgtgatgtaaggacaaactgaaagatgctaaacagagacagaatgcataggaagttgacaaatttgaaccaaaatattctggacttcagaggtttaatttcCTGTCAATCTACTGCGCCACCACTCCAGTAgtccagtaggtggcggtaatgcgCATATACGTTGGTCTGCCAACCGCCAAtaaaactcaaaagaagaagaagaagaagagttggCGCAGCAACTCGCCGTAGATTGGGCGGGTAATACAAAACGTAAACAAACGGAGAAAATGGGGGAAAGCGAAGCTGCAGCTAAA of Centropristis striata isolate RG_2023a ecotype Rhode Island chromosome 12, C.striata_1.0, whole genome shotgun sequence contains these proteins:
- the tmx2a gene encoding thioredoxin-related transmembrane protein 2-A — encoded protein: MGLITGVCTFLYHLPQIYKWLLKPYYITSTLMTVAFLLVRKAPGLCEHLATQREDGNSCDFDWRELEILMFLSAIVMMKNRRAITLEQHIGNLFLFSKVANVILFFRLDIRLGILYLALCVAVVMTCKPPVYMGPEYIKYFSDKTIDEELQRDTRITWIVEFYANWSSECQSFAPVFADLSLKYNCAGLRFGKVDIGRYGEVSEKYKVSTSPLAKQLPTLMLFQGGRELMRRPMVDNKGRAVSWTFSDENIIREFNLNELFQKSKKLKKSLGFIEQNDNQPEEGSDELQPETDDLEEPTESKKDQ